One window of the Lynx canadensis isolate LIC74 chromosome D3, mLynCan4.pri.v2, whole genome shotgun sequence genome contains the following:
- the LOC115528309 gene encoding 60S ribosomal protein L17, with product MVRYSLDPENPTKSCKSRGSNLRVHFKNTRETAQAIKGMHIRKATKYLKDVTLQKQCVPFRRYNGGVGRCAQAKQWGWTQGRWPKKSAEFLLHMLKNAESNAELKGLDVDSLVIEHIQVNKAPKMRRRTYRAHGRINPYMSSPCHIEMILTEKEQIVPKPEEEVAQKKKISQKKLKKQKLMARE from the exons ATGGTTCGCTATTCACTTGACCCGGAAAACCCGACAAAAT catgCAAATCAAGAGGTTCAAATCTTCGTGTTCACTTTAAG AACACACGGGAAACTGCCCAGGCCATCAAGGGTATGCATATCCGAAAAGCCACCAAGTATCTGAAAGATGTCACTTTGCAGAAGCAATGTGTGCCATTCCGACGCTACAATGGTGGAGTTGGTAGGTGTGCCCAG GCCAAACAGTGGGGCTGGACACAGGGTCGGTGGCCCAAAAAGAGTGCCGAATTTTTACTGCACATGCTTAAAAATGCAGAGAGTAATGCTGAACTTAAG GGTTTAGATGTAGATTCTCTGGTCATTGAGCACATCCAGGTGAACAAAGCCCCCAAAATGCGGCGTAGAACTTACAGGGCTCATGGTCGGATTAACCCATACATGAGCTCTCCCTGCCACATTGAGATGATCCTTACTGAAAAAGAGCAGATTGTTCCTAAACCAGAAGAGGAGGTTGCAcagaagaaaaag atatcccagaagaaactgaagaaacaaaaacttatggCCCGGGAGTAA